TGCTTAGATCAAAAAGTCCCTGCTTTGCAAACCAGATGTTCGGCATTGCATAGTTGGCCAGGTTGCTGGCGGCATTGCGCCATGAGTTCATTTTGATGGCCTTGAACTCGCCCTGATAGCCTAGCTGCCGGAGTCTGCGGTGGAGCCGTTGCGGCTTTTTCCACAGTGTCAGCTGCTTGGCTCGCAGGCGTCGGCGAATCCACCGGGACAGTTTTCTGAACTGCTCGCGGCAGTTGGCTACCCGGAAGTAGTTGGTGAATCCACGCAGTACCGGGTTCAGGTCGTGGATGACCTTGGCCAGATTGACTGGTGTATTGCGCCGGGTGATCCGCTTCACCTTGGCTTTGAACTGTCGAACCTTCTCGCTCTGTATGCGTGTGTACCGGCTCGTGATGATGACTCCGAGATAGGGTACGCCTTCGCTGCTGTGAACAATCCGGCTCTTGCGTTCGTTGACCCTCAGGTGAAGGGTTTCTTCCAGATAGTTTCTTGCCACGTTGAAGGCGTTTTCCGCCCCGCTTCTTGATCCACACAGGATCAGGATATCGTCCGCGTAGCGGACGATTCGATGCCCTCGGTTTTTCATGTGCTGGTCGAAGGCGTCGAGGTAGACGTTGGCGATTAGCGGACTGATCACCCCGCCTTGGGGGCTCCCTTGTTCGCTTGCTTGCCAGCCGTCTTGCGTCATGTTCCCGCTTTGCAGAAACAGCCGAATTAATCCCAGTATGCTTCCATCGGTCACCCGGCGACGAATGCTCTGGATGATCTGGTCATGGTCTAGGGTGTCGAAGCATTTCGACAGGTCCATGTCCACCACCCAGCGCCGTTGGTAGCGCCTGATAAACAGGCTGGCTTTGGCGATCGCCTGATGGGCACTGCGGCCCGGACGATATCCGTAGCTGGACGGATGAAAGTCAGGATCAAAGATCGGCTGCAAGATGTCCAGCAGGGCCTGCTGGACGACACGGTCACGAACCGTCGGGATTCCGAGCCGGCGGACGCCGCCGTCAGGCTTGGGGATTTCTACCCGCCTCACTGGCTTTGGCCGATAGCTCTTGTCCTTGAGTTCGCGCACAAGGGCGGCGATTTCTTCCGGCAGGTGGTCGGCAAAGTCCTCTACGCTCTGGCCGTCGATTCCGGCCTTGCCTTTGTTGGACCTGACTTTCGCG
This region of uncultured Desulfuromonas sp. genomic DNA includes:
- the ltrA gene encoding group II intron reverse transcriptase/maturase, which translates into the protein MAKIYYSLYDRLLHEQRLLRAYAKVRSNKGKAGIDGQSVEDFADHLPEEIAALVRELKDKSYRPKPVRRVEIPKPDGGVRRLGIPTVRDRVVQQALLDILQPIFDPDFHPSSYGYRPGRSAHQAIAKASLFIRRYQRRWVVDMDLSKCFDTLDHDQIIQSIRRRVTDGSILGLIRLFLQSGNMTQDGWQASEQGSPQGGVISPLIANVYLDAFDQHMKNRGHRIVRYADDILILCGSRSGAENAFNVARNYLEETLHLRVNERKSRIVHSSEGVPYLGVIITSRYTRIQSEKVRQFKAKVKRITRRNTPVNLAKVIHDLNPVLRGFTNYFRVANCREQFRKLSRWIRRRLRAKQLTLWKKPQRLHRRLRQLGYQGEFKAIKMNSWRNAASNLANYAMPNIWFAKQGLFDLSRVETGYLPQSY